The genomic stretch CCGGGACGCAGCAGCGCGGCGTCCAGCACGTCGGGGCGGTTGGTGGCGGCCAGGATGATGACCTCCTGTCCGGAGCCGAAGCCGTCCATCTCGACGAGCAGCTGATTGAGGGTCTGTTCGCGTTCGTCGTTGCCGCCCTGCACACTGATGCCGCGTTTTCTCCCGACGGCGTCGATCTCGTCGATGAAGACGATGCACGGCGCGGACTTGCGGGCCTGCTCGAAGAGGTCGCGGACGCGGGCGGCCCCGACGCCGACGAACATCTCGACGAAATCCGACCCGGAAATACTGAAGTACGGGACTTTGGCCTCGCCGGCGACGGCCTTGGCGAGGAGGGTCTTCCCACTGCCGGGGGGGCCGACGAGGAGGACGCCGTGGGGGATGCGGGCGCCGAGGGAGTGGTACTTGTCGGGGGAGCGCAGGAAGTCGACGACTTCCTGGAGGTCGGCCTTGGCCTCGTCGCAGCCGGCGACGTCCTGGAAGGACAGCTTGATCTGCCCCTCCGCGATCACCGCCGCCTTCGACTTCCCGAAGGTTCCGGCAGCGTCCGTCCCGCTCCCCTGTCGGCTGCGCAGCAGCACGATGACCAGCCCCACGATCAGGGCCAGGGTCAGCAGGATGCTCAGCACGCCCAGCACGCTCAGGCGGGCCGGGGGCAGATACGACACGTTGACCCCCGCCGCCTGGAGCGCATCGAGTTTGACGACCGGGTCGCTGGCCAGGGTGCGGGTCTGGTATTCCTGGCCGTCTCGCAGCCGGCCGCTCAGCGCCAGCGTGCCGTTCTGCGCCGAGATGCGGGCCTCGGCGACCTCGCCGCGCCGCAGGGCCGCCGTGAAATCCGTGAGATCCAGGCCATTGCCCGTGTTCCGGGGCAGTGCGAAGGCCAGCACCAGCAGCACCACGGCTCCCGCGAACAGGCCCCACATCCACATGGGACGTTTCACGAGGACACACCCGCACGCTCAGTCATGCCCCAGTGTATGCCTGCACCGCTGCACCCGACTGCGACGGAGGCCCCCACTCCGGGGGCACGGAGCGGCGTTCACCCTTCCTTGCTCCACGGGGGGTGAACCGCGCGTGGCACAGGGCCCACGGGACATTCCGGGCAGAAAGCTGTCAGATTCGCACGTCATACTCGTCGGCATGCTGTCTGAAGTCCGACGCCGCCAGAACCACGCCCACCGGCACCGAAGTCCGGCCCTCCTGACTGCGCTGTGCCTGCTGCTGCCGCCTGCTCAGGGCGGCACACTGCTGGGGCTGGCGGCCGGACTGGTCGCCGCCACCGCCGTGGCCAGCGCCGCGCCGATCTCGGCGGGTTCGGTGCAGCTGACCTTCTCGGTCGACCAGCCCGCCGCATACGTGAACGGCGAGACCGGCGGGTGGACGAATCCCCCGCGCGTGATCGGAGGCCGCACCATGCTGCCCCTGCGGGAGGCGGCGGCGCTGCTGGGCCGCCCCATCAGTCCGGGCGGCCAGGGCGGCGCGGTGCAGCTGGGGCGCCTGAGTGTGGACACCCGCACCAGCTCGGCGGCCCTGGGCGGCGCCGCCCAGCCGGCGGGCACGGTCGCCACCGTGGGGGGCGTGCTGTATATCAGCGTGCGCACCCTGGCCGATGCCCTGAACGCCAATCTGGTCGCGGCCGACGATTCGGGCCGCACCCTGACCCTGACCGCGCTGCGCGACGGCGGCAATCCCCTGAGCCCGCAGGCCCGCTTCTCGACCGACAAGGCCGTGTACGCGCCGGGCGAGCGGGTCGTGTACACCGAGTATGCCTTTGATCCGGACGGCGCGGACATCACCTCGCGCCGCTGGGCCGGGCGGCAGGAGGCGTACTTCCAGCCGGGCACGTACACGGTCACCCTGAGCGTCACGAACAGCCGGGGCCTGCAGAGCCCACCCTACACGCGCACCATCCGGGTCGAGGGCAATCCCATCGACACACCGCTGACCTACGCGCTGAAGTACGCGCTGCCCGGCGACGCCTTCCCGGACGCGCAGGTGCTGTCGTATCCGGCCGCGCGGCCCACGCCGGTCGGCGGCGACACCGCGCCCCTGATCTTCAGTGACAGCCCCGAGGTGCCCACCACCAGCGGCGTGCTGTATCAGGACACCGTCACCGGCCGGGCGCGGGTGCTGGCGTACCACCTCAACGGTCTGGGCCGCCCCGCCCGGCTGTACGTGCTGGCCCGCAACCTGGGGGCGCGGCCCGTGGACGTCCACACCCGGCGCCTGGGCGAGACTGCCCCCACCCGGATCGAGGGTACGCTCGGCCAGGTCACGCTGATGGAATACTTCGCGTCCCAGGGCGGCCCCACCCTGAGCCTCGCGCCGGGGCAGACGGCCGCCGTGTACGCCAGCCCCACCCTGAATCCCGGCAGCGGCGTGAACGTCATGCAGGATCTGGAGGCCACCGGCAGCGTGGAACTGACCATCTTGATGCTGGAGGACACCCTGCCGCCCACCGCCCAGGTCGCGCAGCAGTTGCCGTACCTGAAGCCCGACGGCCGCCACGTGCGCGGCACCTTCCCGGACGCCGTGCGGCACCTGCGCGTCTCTCTTGGGGCACTGCCCACGCGCATCACCATCGGGGACGGGCAGCTCGATCCGGCCCTGACCGGCACCGACGTCCTGACCGGCCAGAGCGTGACCCTGGCCGGCAACTACGGCGTGCTGTACGACCTGGAGGTCACCGGCGCGGCCGGCAGCGCCGTGGCCCTGAGCCCGCGCGGCGGCCTGTACCGGGGGGCCATGCACATCACCGACGGCCCGATCGTGCAGGCCATCAAGCTGCCGCGCACCGGCACCGCCCTGAATCCCGGAGCGCCCACCCTGATGTGGCGGGCCGCCTCGGACACCCTGAACATCGACTTCGTGCCGGCCAGCGGCTCGAACCTGCCGATCAGCCTGGTGTTCTACCGTGCCCAGACCCTGCCCGGCTGGGGCGGCGTGACCAAGACCTACCAGCCGTAAGCAGGTGGGGGGCAGGCTCGTGACCTGCCCCCCTCGCGCTGATCAGGCCTCGGCCTCCTCGTTCTTCTGGCCGCGCTTGTACGGCCCCTTCTCCTTCCACTTCAGGCGCACGGGGATGCCCGCCAGATCCAGATCCTCGCGGATGCGGTTCTGGAGGAAGCCCTCGTAGGCGCGGGTCACGAAGTCGGCGCGGTTGCAGAAGATCGCGAAGGTCGGCGGCGCGGTCTCGACCTGCGTCATGAAGTACATCTTGAGCTTCTTGCCGTGGAAGTTCGGCACCGCCTGACGCATCTGCCAGACCTCCAGCCAGCGGTTCAGTTCCGCCGTGGGAATGCGGCCCTGCCACTTCTCGTGCAGCTTCATGGCCTCGGCCAGCATGTCGTGGATGCCGTAGTCGTTGATCGCGCTGGTGTACACGCGCGGCGCGTAGCTGATGTGGTGCAGCTTCTGGTTCAGATCCTTCTCGGTGCGCTTGAGTTCATCGTCGGGCACGAGGTCCCACTTGTTCACCACGACGATCACGGGCTTGCCGCTGTCGTACGCCAGATTGGCGAGTTTCAGCTCGTGGTCGCCCAGTTCGGTGGCATTCACGACCAGCCAGATCAGATCCGAGCGGGCGATGGCGGCCTGCGAGCGCTGGATGGCGTAGTCCTCGATGGCCGTGTCGGGCTTCTTGCGGATCCCGGCAGTGTCGACCAGCACGAAGCGCTGCCCGCCGTAGTCCCATTCCACGTCCAGACTGTCGCGGGTGGTGCCCGGCTGATCGGCCACGATGGCGCGGTCGCTCTGCGTGATGGCGTTCAGCAGGCTGGACTTGCCCACGTTCGGCCGCCCGATCAGCGAGATGCGGATCGGCGCGATCTCCGGCACGTCCTCGTCGTCCTCGGGCAGGTGCTCCATGACGCGGTCGAGCAGGTCGTCCAGGCCACGGGCGTGCTCGGCGCTGACCGGCACGGGATCGCCGAAGCCCAGACCCCACAGTTCGGCCATGTAGACGTCGTGTTTGGGACTGTCGATCTTGTTCGCCACGACGATCACGGGCTTGCCCAGGCGGCGCAGCCACTCGGCGACCTCGTAGTCGGCGGCCGACAGGCCCTCGCGGGGGTCGAGCACGAACATCACGGCCTGCGCCCCTTCCATGGCCCACTCGGCCTTCTCGCGGATGGCCTGCTCCCACTCGTCGCCGCTCCACAGCCCGCCCGTGTCGATCAGGACGATCCGGTGGTTCTGATGCAGCATCAGCCCTTCCTTGGCGTCACGGGTCACGCCGGGGAAATCCGCGACGACCGCGTCCCGGCGGCCGACCAGGCGGTTGAACAGGCTGGACTTGCCGACGTTCGGTCGGCCCACAATGGCTACTTTATGCATGGAAAGCCTCCACGCCCGCACGGGCGGCGAGCGGAGCGAGAAGGAGATGATGTACCCAGACGGAAGTCTGTAGGCACACCCGGGCCACGTGGGCCGGAAGACTGGAGTCTGGGTGCATGAAGACGCTCCTTACGGTGTCGGCTCACCCCGGCGTCAGGGGGAACCGCCGAAACCTGCCCTCACGCTGAGGTCGCAGGCATAGACGTTCCAGTGTACAGGATGGGGGTATGGCGTGGGGAGCGGGAGGCACGGTTGGGTAGAGCGACCGCAACGTCAGGCCGGCAGTTCCGGTGATGCGGCGTGCAAACCCCTCGCTGCGCACTCTGCGAGTCCGCCCCGCCCATTCGGGGCACCTCAGGGGAAAGCAAGGATGGGCTCGTTGGCTCCCCTTGAGGGGAGCTGGCGGCGAAGCCGACTGAGGGGTTCGCCCGCCGCCCCCTGCACCACGTCCCACCCCTCGACTCCGTACCATTCGGGCAGATTCAGCCGTCAGCATATGCAGAACCACTCCGGCGACCCTGGCCCAGATAGCGTACAGGACGGCCTATTTCGGTGCCGGCGCATAGATTTGACACCAGCTGGATATGACGCTATCTTTTTCTTATCACCGCCGACGAGGCGGCTTTTTTATTGCCTCTCCCGGCAGGCGCTGCTTGTTGCTATGCAACTGGAGCAGCCGCCCCCCTGCAGAAACCCCATCTACACGCTGTTTTCCGACACGACTGCATGGATTTGACAGCCGCCGTATATAACGCTATATTTATCTTATCACCGTCCGCGAAGGGCGGGTTTTTCGTTTTGGCCTGTCTTCATGCGCGTGTGTCGATTCCGGGCGGCGGGTGTAGCCTGCCGGGCATGACGATGCCTCCCTCCTCTCCCCTGACGAGCGCCGACTGGCTGCGCGCCCACCTGAACGACGCGAATGTGCGGGTGCTGGACTGCCGCTACGCGCTGAGTGATCCGCTGACCGGGCGGATCGCCTATCTGGGCGGACACGTGCCGGGGGCGGTGTACGCAGATCTGGAGACCGACCTGAGCGGCCCCCTGGCCGAGGACGGTGCGGGCGGCCGGCACCCGCTGCCTGACCCCGAGACCCTGGCGGCGTGGCTGGGCAGCGTGGGTATCGGGAACGACAGCGTAGTCGTGTGCTACGACGATCCCAGTACCGGGCAGGGCTTCTACGCGGCGAGGGCGTGGTGGCTGCTGCGCTGGCTGGGGCACGCGCAGGTCAGCGTGCTGGACGGCGGGTGGCCCGCGTGGGTCGCGGCTAGGGGTGAGGTCAGTACCGAGGATCCCGACGTGAGCCCGGCGACCTTCACCCCCCATGTCCGCGCCGATCTGGTCGCCACCGCGCAGGACGTGCAGCAGCGCCCGGCGGGCACCCTGCTGATCGACTCCCGCGCCCCGGCCCGGTACCGGGGCGAGGTCGAGCCCATCGACAGGAAGGCCGGACATATTCCGGGGGCCGTGAACCGCGAGTGGGCCGGGGCGCTGGACGAGGGCGGCCACTGGCGGGCCGGCACGGAGCAGGCCACCCGGCTGGACACCGGGGACGCGCCGACCGTCACGTACTGCGGCAGCGGCGTGAGCGCCACCCCGAACCTGCTGGCGCGGGAACTGGCGGGCGTGCCGCTGGGGCCGGACAACCGCCTGTATGCCGGGTCATGGAGCGACTGGATCAGCGACGACGCGCGGCCCGTGGCGACCGGCGACGACGCGGGCCGCTGAACTATTCCCTGAGCTGTCTCCACTGTCCCTCGGAGACGACGCGGGTGGAGCCGTCTGCCACGACGATGGCACTCTGGTCATCCAGGGCGTAGCACGGCCCTGCGATGGCCTGCGCCCAGCGTTCGGCGGCCGCCAGGGTGTTGTGCGGCATGTCTGGGTGCTCCAGGTGCGGGAAGATCGAGAAGTCCACGAGGCCCAGCGTGCGGTCGCTCCCGCCGGGCGGCCTCCAGCTCACGAAGTCGTCCCCGATGCGGGGGGTCATGACCATGCTGCCGGCACTGACGCCCACCCAGACCTTGTCGGCCAGCGACGGCAGGAGATCGAGCAGCCCGGACTCGCGCATCCAGTGGGCCAGGAACATGGCGTCACCGCCGTCGACCAGCAGCACGTCGGCCGCCTGGACCCACGGCACCCAGCGCCCGGCCCCGATGCTGGGCAGCGCCAGCAGTTCCAGCACGCCCACGGACGACCAGCCCAGGTCGCACATGGGCGCCGGCGAGCGCCCGGCGATGAAGCGCCACGCCGACTGCGGCGTACACCACGGGTGGCCGTACTCGGCGGTGGGAATGCACAGGGCGCTGCACTCAGAGATCGGCTTGCCCAGAAGTTCGATCAGCGCGTCCCGGATGCTCGCGTTGCTGACTCCGCCGGATGTGAGTAGCAGTTTCATGGCTCCTCCCCCTGCTGATAGACGATGCATCGAGGACACCCCCGTGACCGGAGCATGCTGGGGAGGGATGCGCTCATAACGTAACAGCGACCTCTATTCTACATGGAACAGAGTGGCGATGGGCCGGTGCCGGGGCGTGCCCTTCCGTATGCTGGAGGTGACATGACACGGGACTCCGCATGATCCGCGTGCTGCTGCTGGGCCTCGTCCTGAGCGCGTGCGCGTACACGCCGCCGCGTGAACCCTTCCACGCCGGCGACCTGTTCACCCTGAACGGCACCACGCTGGACGGCACGATCCTGGCACGGCACCACCGGCTGGCGGGCAGCGGACGGCTCGCGGCCGATGGTCACTGGGAGTACGTGGCAGACGGCGCGGTGGCGGGTGTCTCGGGCGTTCTGGCCGGCCCTGGCGAGCGGCTGGTCGTGCTGGTCGACGGCTCGGAGGCGCTGGGCAACCGGCCGGACGCGCGGGTGACCGTGTGCGCGGTCGAACCGGGGGGGCCGGGGTGGCGCACGGCCAATGGCCTGCTGGTGCAGGGACTGCCCGGCACCATGCTGAACCTGGCCCAGACGCTGGACTGGACGGTGCGGCTGGACACGCTGCGCGGTGTGCTGGGCGCAACCGGCACGTGCACCCTGAAGCGGGGCTAAACGGGGACTGCTACTGTCACGGGCATGCGTGCCCTGGTCTACGAGGCGTTCGGTGCCCGGCCCACCATCGAGACCGTGCCCGACCCGGTTCCCACCCCGGACGGCGTGGTGGTGCAGGTCGGGGCGAGCGGCGTGTGCCGCAGCGACTGGCACGGCTGGATGGGCCACGACCCGGACATCCGCCTGCCTCACGTGCCCGGCCATGAACTGGCGGGCACCATCGTCGCGGTGGGGGCTCAGGTCACGTCGTTCCGGGTGGGTGACCGGGTCACGGTGCCGTTCGTGGCCGGGTGCGGGCGCTGCGAACCGTGCCGCGCCGGGCAGCAGCAGGTGTGCCACGCACAGTTCCAGCCGGGATTCACGCACTGGGGCTCGTTCGCGCAGTTCGTGGCGCTGGGCTACGCCGACCAGAACCTCGTGCGGCTGCCGGACGCGATGGACTTCGCCACGGCAGCCAGCCTGGGGTGCCGCTTCGCCACGTCCTTCCGGGCGGTGTCGCAGCAGGGGCGGCTGCGGGGCGGCGAGTGGGTGGCGGTTCACGGCTGCGGCGGCGTGGGCCTGTCGGCGGTCATGATCGCCCAGGCCCTGGGTGGCCGGGTGATCGCCGTGGACATCGACGACGAGCGCCTGGCCCTGGCCGCCCGGCTGGGAGCCGAGGTCACCGTGAACGGCCGCACCACCCCGGATGTCCCGGCCGCGATCATGGAGGTCACGGATGGCGGGGCCCACCTGTCGCTGGACGCCCTGGGACACCCGCAGACGCTGCGGAACTCGGTGCTGGGCCTGCGCACGCGGGGCCGCCACGTGCAGGTCGGACTGCTGCTGGCCGATCACGCGCAGCCGCCGGTGCCGATGGACCGCGTGATCGCGCGGGAACTGGAACTGCTGGGCAGCCACGGCATGGCCGCGCACGCCTACCCCGAGCTGCTCGGCATGATCGGGCGCGGCGTGCTGAATCCGGCCGCGCTGATCGGCCAGCGCATCGGCCTGGACGGCGCGGCGGACGCCCTGACCGGTATGGACGCCTTCACTGGCACCGGCGTGACGGTCATCGACTCCTTCTGAGCGCGGCCGGGCCGGTCACTGCGCGCGAGCCTGCGCCTGTTTCACGATCCTGGGGAGGATACTGCGCGGGATGAGCCTGGGCAGGAAGGCCTGCACGCGGTTCATCAGGCCGATGACGCGCACGGGCTGGCCACGCAGCATGGCGTCAATGGCCTCGGTGGCGACCGCGTCGGGCGTCATGATGACGCGCTGCCCGGCCGCCGAGGCGAGCAGGCGGCTGCCCTCCATCTGTGCGGCGGCCTGGAAGCCGGTGGCGACCGGGCCGGGACACGCGGCCGTGACGTGCACACCGGTGCCGCGCAGTTCCTCGTTCACGGCCTCGCTGAAGCTCAGGACATAGGCCTTGGTGGCGTAGTACACGGCCATGAGCGGGCCCGGCAGGAACGCGGCGGTGCTGGCGATGTTCAGCACCCGGCCGCGCCCGCGCGCCACCATGCCCGGCAGGAAGCGGTGCGTGAGGTCGGTCAGGACGCTGACGTTCACCTGGATCATCTCCAGCTGCCGGGTGCGTTCCAGGGTGTGGAACTCGCCGTAATCGGCGAATCCGGCGTTGTTCACGAGGACGTCCACCGCCAGGCCCAGAACCCGGACGTGCTGCTCCAGGGTGGCCGCGGCGTCCTGGCGGGCGAGGTCGAGCGGCACGACATGGGCCTGAATGCCGTGCCGTGTGCTCAGATCGGTGGCCAGGTCGTGGAGTCTGTCCGCACTGCGGGCGGTCAGGATCAGATCCATGTGGCGGGCGGCGAGCTGACGGGCGATGGCCTCACCGATCCCGCCGCTGGCTCCAGTGACGAGAGCGGTCGGCCGGGGGGCGGTCTGCGGGGTGTGGCTCATGATGGCTCCTTCCGTGGCCCATGGAACTCACCGACGGTCAGTAAACGATAACTAACCCAGGTTTAGTATGTCAACTCCGCCGCAACGCCGCACGCGATGTATGCGGCTTCATCTTCGGCAGCCTCGTGCCCCGATCCTTCCGACGAGCGGCTGCTACCATTGACCCATGGTTTTCAATGTCCGCGCACGAAGCGACGAAGCCAAACGCGAACGCCGCGACCAGATCCTCAGCGCGGCCCGGAACCTGTGGCAGACCTACCGCTATCCCGACCTCACCCTGGCGGCCATCGCCACGGAGGTCGGGGTCACGAAGGCGGCCCTGTTTGCCTACTTTCCCAGCAAGGAAGACCTGTTTCTCACCCTGTACGAGACCCTGCTCGGCGAGTGGTTCGCGGCCCTCGACCGGCATCTGCTCCTGGGCGGCACCCACACGCCCGAGAGCCTGGCCCGCACCCTGGGCACCCTGACCCTGGAACGCCCGGAGCTCACCCGCCTGATTCCGCTGCTCGCCACGATCCTGGAACACAACATCACCCCGGAACGCGCCCTGACCCACAAGACCTGGGTGGCGGGGCACCTCGCGCAGACCGTCCCCCTGCTGGAGACCGCGCTGCCCGGCCTGCCCGACGGCGGCGGCCGGCGGCTGCTCACCTACACGCAGGCGCTCATCGCGGGGCTGCAGCCCATGAGCGAGCCCTCGCCCGCCGTGTGCCGTGCCCTGGACGACACCGGGCTCGCCGCGCTGCACCTGCGTCTGGACACCGCGCTGCCGGACGCGCTGGGCGCCCTGATCCGCGGCCTGTGCCGCCCCTGAACAGGTGCATGTGGAGTCAGCGCCGGGAGCCGGCCTGCACGTCCACCACGCCGTCGCCGAATTCCAGGGACAGGGACTGCCCGGCCTGTACCTGCGCGGCGCGTGTGACAGGCACGCCCCCCGCGTTCCGCACCAGCGCGTAGCCCCGCGCCAGGGTGCGCTCGGGGGTCAGGCCCAGCGCCTGACGCATCAGGGCGTCCACGTCGGCCCGCTGGCGGTCGATCACGCGGGCCGCGCCGCCCACCAGACGATCCCTGGCCCAGCGGGCCCGGGCGTCGGCGTCCACGAAGGCCCGCGCTCCGGCCGCGCGGATGGTGCGGGCGTCCTGCTGCGCCTGGGCCGCGGCCTGCGCCACGGTGCCCACGATCAGGGCGGCGGCCTTGCTGGGCGTGTCCATGCGCGTGTGCGCGACCTCGTCCGGCAGGGTGTCGTCGCGGGCATGGCCCAGGCCGGTGATGACCGGCGCGGGAAAGGTCGCCACGGCGCGGGCGATGTCCAGATCGTTCAGCCACGCGAGATCCGACGTGGCCCCGCCCCCCCGGATCACGACCAGTGCGTCCAGCGGCGCGTCCGCGTGCAGGGCGCGGGCCTGCGCGACGGCGCGGGTCACGCTGCCGGACGCCTCGCGGCCCTGGAAGGTCGCCTGCAGATACGTGAACTCGATCACCCCGGCAGCCTCCAGCGCGTCCGTCTCGCGGCGGAAGTCGCCCAGGCCGGCGGCCCCCTCGGGCGAGACGACGGCCACGCGGGCGTAGTCGCGGGGCGCAAGCAGGGCGCGGTTCAGGCCGTACACGCCCTCCTGCACCAGCGTGTCGCGCATGACGCCCAGCCGGGCCGCCGCGTCGCCCAGCGTGAACTCCGGGGCGATGTCCAGCACGTGCAGCGAGAAGCCGTACTGCGGGTGGAATTCCGGCGTGCAGAACAGTAAGACCTTGAGCCCGGCCTCCAGCGAACCGCCGGTGGCGCGACGGAACTTGCCCTCCAGCTCGGCGCGTTCCCGTGCCCACACGGTGGCGCGGCAGCGGGCGATCTCGCCGTCCTCGGCCAGCTGCACGAGGTCGAGGTACAGGTGCCGCCGGTCGGTCAGCGACGCCACCTCGGCCCGCACCCACACGGCACCAGGCACGCCCCGCGCGATGACGGCCGCGACGTACTGCAGAACCTCGGCCAGTTCCAGGAACTGTTCGGGGGGGCGGGTCACCTCGGCCTTCTTCCGGCGACGGGTCATGGGGTGCCCCGGCTCACAGGCGCTCCCCCACGCTGCGGCCCAGCAGGGCGGCCAGCACGCCCAGCCCCACGCTGAGCAGCGCGTACACGGCGGCGCTGCCGGCCCGGCCCCCGGTCAGCAGATCACCCAGCTCCACGCTGAAGGTGCTGAAGGTCGTGAAGGCTCCCAGCACGCCGGTGCCGAAGGCCAGCCGCGCCGCCTCGGGCCACACGCCCCGGCCGACCAGGGCGACGGTCAGGCCCAGCAGGAACGAGCCCAGGACATTGATCAGCAGCACCGCGACCGGAAAGCCCGTGCGGGCCACCAGGGGGGCCAGGGTCAGCTGCGTGCCGTAGCGGGCGGCCGCGCCCACGGCCCCGCCCAGCATCACCCACGCCCACGTAGTCACGCGGTTCAGGATAGGCCACATGCCGGCGCACTACGATGCGGCCATGATCCGCGCCCAGCGTCTGGACACCGGCCACGACCTCCACTGGAACGGCGAGACCCAGGGTGTGTGGGTGGACTGCCGCGATCCCAGTGCCGACGATCTGGCCGTGCTGCGCGCCGCGTTCCCCGTCAACCGGCTGGCCCTGGAGGACGCGCTGGAGCACGGGCACTGGAGCCGCGCCGAACAGTACCCGGAGCACGAGTTCATCACGCTGCGGTCGTTCACGCACCCGGATCAGCCCGACGAGTTCACGGAGCGGCTGAGCATCTTCGTGTACAGAGATGCCGTGCTGACCCTGAGCAGCACCAGCACGCACGCCCTGGATGCCGTGTGGGGGCTGGTCGGCCGGGACGCGGTGAACACACCGCACGAGGTCACCTACGAACTGCTCGACCACACTGCCGACACCTTCTTCACGCTGGCCAGCGGCTTCGAGATGCAGCTGGACGCGCTGGAGGAACGCGTGTTCATGAAGGCCCGCGAGAACCCGGTGCCGGCGGTCTTCGAGCTCAAGCATCTGCTGGCGCAGGCCCGGCGGCTCGCGTCGGACGCGCGGGAGGCGACGGCCGTGCTGGGCCGGCACGCGGACTGCAGCCCGCAGGATCTGGTGCGCTACCGCGACGCCCAGGACTCGTTCACACGGGCCGCCGGGCGGCTCGACAGCCTGCGCGACTTCCTGACCAGCCTGCTCGACCTGCACCTGAACCTCCAGAGCCAGCGCATGAACGAGGTGATGCGCACCCTGACGTCGGTGAGCGTGGTATTCCTGCCGCTGACCTTCCTGGCGGGCGTGTGGGGCATGAACTTCCAGCACATGCCGGAACTGCCGTGGCGCTACGGCTACGCCCTGGCGTGGGCCAGCTTCCTGCTGGTCGGCGGCGTGCTCGCTGTGTATTTCAAGCGGCGTGGCTGGTGGTAAGGCGGGGCAGCGACGTGAACGCAGCACGCTGTCGGGGCCCGTCAGGCCACCGAGCACGGCCCGAGCACCGACACGGCGCGGGGGGTACGGCGCCGGGTCGTGCGGGCGTGTCTCCGGATGCCGGAGTTGCACCTGGCAATCAGAAAGTCTGTGACAATTTTCTTACAACGGGAAAGGAAAGGGCATTGCATCACACATTGGGCTTCATGAAGTTTTTATTTTCATCGTGACATCCACCCACTGCGTCGTGTTTCTGTCGTCCCCATCGTCAGGCCGCCCATCGGACGGCCGTCTGTTGTCCTACCGTCAGGAGACTCCATGACCGTATCCCGCCTGCTCCGTCC from Deinococcus sp. AB2017081 encodes the following:
- a CDS encoding TetR/AcrR family transcriptional regulator produces the protein MVFNVRARSDEAKRERRDQILSAARNLWQTYRYPDLTLAAIATEVGVTKAALFAYFPSKEDLFLTLYETLLGEWFAALDRHLLLGGTHTPESLARTLGTLTLERPELTRLIPLLATILEHNITPERALTHKTWVAGHLAQTVPLLETALPGLPDGGGRRLLTYTQALIAGLQPMSEPSPAVCRALDDTGLAALHLRLDTALPDALGALIRGLCRP
- a CDS encoding SDR family NAD(P)-dependent oxidoreductase, whose translation is MSHTPQTAPRPTALVTGASGGIGEAIARQLAARHMDLILTARSADRLHDLATDLSTRHGIQAHVVPLDLARQDAAATLEQHVRVLGLAVDVLVNNAGFADYGEFHTLERTRQLEMIQVNVSVLTDLTHRFLPGMVARGRGRVLNIASTAAFLPGPLMAVYYATKAYVLSFSEAVNEELRGTGVHVTAACPGPVATGFQAAAQMEGSRLLASAAGQRVIMTPDAVATEAIDAMLRGQPVRVIGLMNRVQAFLPRLIPRSILPRIVKQAQARAQ
- the xseA gene encoding exodeoxyribonuclease VII large subunit: MTRRRKKAEVTRPPEQFLELAEVLQYVAAVIARGVPGAVWVRAEVASLTDRRHLYLDLVQLAEDGEIARCRATVWARERAELEGKFRRATGGSLEAGLKVLLFCTPEFHPQYGFSLHVLDIAPEFTLGDAAARLGVMRDTLVQEGVYGLNRALLAPRDYARVAVVSPEGAAGLGDFRRETDALEAAGVIEFTYLQATFQGREASGSVTRAVAQARALHADAPLDALVVIRGGGATSDLAWLNDLDIARAVATFPAPVITGLGHARDDTLPDEVAHTRMDTPSKAAALIVGTVAQAAAQAQQDARTIRAAGARAFVDADARARWARDRLVGGAARVIDRQRADVDALMRQALGLTPERTLARGYALVRNAGGVPVTRAAQVQAGQSLSLEFGDGVVDVQAGSRR
- a CDS encoding magnesium transporter CorA family protein, translating into MIRAQRLDTGHDLHWNGETQGVWVDCRDPSADDLAVLRAAFPVNRLALEDALEHGHWSRAEQYPEHEFITLRSFTHPDQPDEFTERLSIFVYRDAVLTLSSTSTHALDAVWGLVGRDAVNTPHEVTYELLDHTADTFFTLASGFEMQLDALEERVFMKARENPVPAVFELKHLLAQARRLASDAREATAVLGRHADCSPQDLVRYRDAQDSFTRAAGRLDSLRDFLTSLLDLHLNLQSQRMNEVMRTLTSVSVVFLPLTFLAGVWGMNFQHMPELPWRYGYALAWASFLLVGGVLAVYFKRRGWW
- the crcB gene encoding fluoride efflux transporter CrcB, with protein sequence MLGGAVGAAARYGTQLTLAPLVARTGFPVAVLLINVLGSFLLGLTVALVGRGVWPEAARLAFGTGVLGAFTTFSTFSVELGDLLTGGRAGSAAVYALLSVGLGVLAALLGRSVGERL